One Ostrinia nubilalis chromosome 6, ilOstNubi1.1, whole genome shotgun sequence genomic region harbors:
- the LOC135072898 gene encoding uncharacterized protein LOC135072898 encodes MGVRLLILLALLVGVLYCLHLLVKDYQALTAPRLLRMLFKRDTNSMNESISDWSPHVRWRMILHHDPIQCARYLYCELGATSNKHTELQHGFVYMLTLNPKEVDRTSRDVFIQAYNYGVKHQNPGHCRNEYPYCPFDYSLLFQLIDYLLHQKD; translated from the exons ATGGGGGTTAG ACTGCTTATTCTATTGGCACTTCTGGTTGGGGTCCTGTACTGCCTCCACCTGCTGGTCAAGGACTACCAAGCTCTGACAGCGCCGAGACTCTTGCGCATGCTGTTCAAAAGGGACACCAACTCTATGAACGAGTCGATCAGCGATTGG AGCCCCCACGTGCGATGGCGAATGATTCTGCACCATGACCCCATACAATGCGCTCGGTATCTGTACTGCGAGCTGGGAGCCACGAGCAACAAACACACCGAACTGCAACACGGCTTTGTGTATATGCTGAC CTTGAACCCGAAAGAAGTCGACAGGACATCCCGCGACGTGTTCATCCAGGCGTACAACTACGGTGTCAAGCACCAAAATCCGGGACACTGCAGGAACGAATACCCGTATTGCCCGTTTGACTATTCCCTGCTATTCCAACTAATCGATTATTTACTCCATCAGAAAGACTGA